GAGGGTTGGtgataagctttttttttttttaatgcattcgTAATAAGAGATACTGATTGATGGAGGGGCTATGTTTTGTAAGTCTCCCTGGAAAAGTGAAATTTGTGTTGAAAATCTGAGTACCTGGAGATCCCAGGCACACTTTCATTTCTTTGACTCTAGGAAACAAAGGTTTAAGGCCTTTCTAGTTTTATCCTCTAATTTGGTGGAAGTGTCTTAACCTGCACTGAAGCAGGTAAAGGTGTCGACAGAGGCCCTCAGAAAATCAGGGGCTCGCCTGACTTGTAGGAAAAATCCTGGGCTTAATAAGTGCTGTATCCGGGTGCATAAACCTTCAGCAACTTGCCGTGTCTGAGAGTGGGCCCAGCCCCATGCTAGGTCCAAAGGGGAGCAATAAGATGCCGGGGTTTCCCAGCGCGAAAGTAAGCGAGACCAAAGGCAAGACTAAGAAGGTTTAATAAGGCGCGGTTGGGACAGAGGCATCGCGGTCAGCTGCGGCAGCAGAAAAAGCGCACGTCGTTCAGGGAGGTGTCGTCCAGGAGACCTCTGGGTCGTTCGATCTTGCTCTGCAAGCCGCACACGCCTTTGACGCAGGAGTCGCTCCAGTCTCCAAACTCTCCCCAGGTCAGGCCAGGCCCCTCCAGCTCTGTGCCCTCCGAGCAGCGGAAGAGCACGTTGTTCACCGCGGTGTTGTCCCCCGGGGTCTTGGGTGTCTCCACGCGAAGTGAGAAGGCCACCAGGTAGCCGCCACTCGGGCACCACTGAGGCTCACTCCACGCGCCCCACCTGGGAGAGAAGCGGTGTCCCCAGGTTCTACAGAAGCGCCCCCCCCCAACCCAGCTTCTAGACTGCTCCCCCAGCCCCCGGGACTCCCCAGCCAAGAAGTGCAGGTCCTCCAAGCAGAGGGAGGTCTTCCATTCCGGTCCTTCCTCTAGACTGAAAGGGCTTGGAGGCACCTGCCACcccgccgggggggggggggtaacggAGGGCAAGGGCGTACCCCACCCCAGGGGATACTGAGCTCCAGCCTaccacctccctccacccacccgcaCACACACCTTCCGGACTGGGACTCCACCGCGTGCTTGTTGCGCTCTGCGTCCCCCCGCGCGCAGTGCAGACGGATCCCGTTCACCGCTGTGTCGTCGCCAGAGATGCCTTGGGGTGGTTCCACCTGGGAGAGAGGCAAGGAGGGGTCCGGGTCAGAGGGCTGCTTTCAGAGGTTCTGGGACCCCTCAGGTCTCCACTCCTCCAGGATCCAGGCCCGAGCCCCCTCTCACCTTGAGCGAGAATCCGCAGGCGAAGAATCCGTCCGGACACATATCGGGCCAGGCCCAGTCGCCCCAGGGGCCTCCGTTGGGCACCTCAATGACATTCGTGACGCtactcctcccatcccctccggcCAGTCCGCGGCGAGTcgcccacagcagcagcagcagcagcagcagccgcttAGTCTGGCCTCTGCTCTCCATCCTGCCACCTTCTACCGGGGTCCAGCCAGTCACTCCGGTTTATACCACCCCCGCCCCACAAGGGCTCCGATTTCGGAAAGGCCACAGATTAAGTGACATCCAAAACTAATCCGCTCCACTCCCAGGGCCTTGCAGAGTTGGTTTTGTGGTCGGAGAGATCTGGCACCCAGAGCAAAAGGAGGAGGGGCAGCCCAAACTGGCGGGTTGAAGTGCCGGCCACCTACTAAACCTACTAAACGTTAACTGTGGCCCCACATTGTGCTCAGCACGTTGCAGGCTTACTTTGTGTAATCCTCTCACCACAGTTTGTGGGAGTAGGAATTAACCCTCTTACTTTGCAGATGAGATAACCAGGGCCCAGAAATGGCAAGCAACTTGCCAAAGGTCCCAGCCAGCAAGCTGGGCAACATTCCATTCCTAGGTACTGTGGAGACCAGGGCTGGGGATGGATGGCAGTTATTCATGGTGCAAGCAACCTGGCCCGAGACAAGATGGGTGAGGGGCAGGCCGGGCATCTCCAGGGTGGAGAGTGCATCTGTGAAAGATAGGGCAAGAAGCCACCAAGTGCCCAGCTGTGAGGGTCTTCTTGGATATTCAAATGTTCTAAAATCCTGGCTTCTTTAGAATGAGCTCCTCCTAacaaaattacatatatatagatatagatatatatagtacattataataatatacacacacaaaggaaCAATCCTAAGAAGTTTATGGGGGGGAACCACATTATCTTTGAACTCCCTTCTGACCTATTTTAATGTTCTAGTTTTCAACAGTCTCGGCTTTTTTAAGTTGAGGCTTCCTCTGCTTTACTGTGCTATTATGGTCGGGGTTTTGTGAGCTTCCTGTGTGTGGAATCCACAATGGGCACAACTATAGGCGGCAGCACCTGGGTGCATGGTTTCGTGTGGCATTATGGTAAGGGagggtgatgggaaatgggcagaGAATAACAAGGGgtgcaaagaagaagaaaaggtacTCAAActcattgtggtgatgattgtacaactctttttaatatgatcgaACTACTGTaggatgtgaattatatgccaataaaactgttttaaaacttTATGGGCAAAAACAAACTTTATGGGCATGAGACAGGTTCTGCCTTTGTTCTAGAAGCCTTCCTGGaatgcctttccctccttcaccaCCAGGTGGCCTCTTACTTTGACCTTGAAAAATTTGGCTcaaatacataaacaaacaaaaaacttcactgtcatccagtggactcatagcaaccctgtaggacaggataaacataaatgaatgaatgacaggacagaactgactcggtgagttttctgagattgtaactgtgtactggagcagaaaactgtCTTTTTCCCACGGAGCCGCTGGGTCTTTCAAActggaccttgtggatcgcagcccaacaagtGAGAACTAcaccagcaccagggctcctcgatatgtaaggtggggtggggggtcattTCTTTGGCTGCCCGTCATACAGGTTAAACCAtttttcagtaaatatttattttataataatttaaTTTGGCTCTGGCAATATTCTAAGAGCCAAGAGAAACAGGGCTCATATTCCAACGAGAGAACATGATGTAAGTCTCACCCAATGAGACAGGGACCATGGTGTCACGGCCGTGAAGACCAACTGGCGAAGCTGACTTCACAAAGACAGTGGTCTACATCCTGCTTTAGTGAGTAGTAacaggggtcttaaatgcttgcttGATGCAACTATTGGTTTCTCCCCATCCAAAGGAGGAAGAAAccagctccaccccaccccacccctcccgcaaataaaaacaagcactcattgctcaattctgactcataatgaccctacaggacaggggtcgaactggccctgtggatttccaaggttataactctttagggaagtgaaaagtctcatcttcctccgtgtctAGTCTAgagggagtagctggtggtttctgaccttggggggtgggaggggtgatgGAAATTCAAAGACAGACGGAAACACTGAGACCATAGACAGGGCTAAAGGACTATGGAAAGATCACACTACCaccaaatgctctgaaaatgaataAATTCGAAAGTCCTGGTTAGAACCAACCAAATcatactcactgacattgagttgatggtGACTTACCGTGACTCCATGGGACACAACAGCCTCTTTGGGCTTCTGAAAATGTACATTCTTTACGGAAGTCgctggcctcatcttcctcccactggGCCACTGGTtgagtttaaaccactgacctcgaGTGGTCAATAGCTCAATTTGTAACCCACGACTACACCACCAGCTTCCTGGATCAAagcgggagaaaaatgtagaacaaaacccGAAATCATAAAGAGAGACTAGGCTTGTTGGTCAGGTAGCATCTAGCGGGAGGTCCACCTTTCTTCACCCTCCAGGCTTGGAACTGATCTCACTGTGCTAGAATAATCAGCCatctaagatcaaaagggcatttggacaaagttcagaaggtcgggaaaggaggaaaaatggaaacaggaagtggGATGAGCCACCATCCGCTGAGGGAACTGCTGGGGGATTGAGGTGATGAGTTGAATCGAATGTGTGTGAACTTTTAAATGGGAAACCAGTGACCTTGCTGTGGAAACCTTCCCCTAAGTCCCAGTATGTTTTTCCCTTTTAATCCTCCTGCAATAAAGCTTGAACTCCGTGAAATTACCTTTCATATCCTTGAGGTACAGAGCCTGGGATGCGGAAGTAGTTAATGCAGGTTGGCTCCGTGAATGAATCTGGAGCTACCAgataaaagaaaagagagaaaaagaaccgCGCCATGTAAAAGAATAAAACCTCAGGTAAATAGTTGAGAGGCCCTGCCCCCAGATCAAGACAAACGCCTCCTGGAATAGGACAGGGAATTTCCAAGTGGGTGTTTCTGAATCTCAGGTGCACGGTGCTTGAACTTAACAGGACAGATTTATGGGGTAATTGTGTTAAGCTTTTCTACTTACAGTGTTTTCACATACGTTGTCATTTAATCCTCACATGAGGCTTTCAAAGTACCAATTAAGATCCTTAATTTAGCCTACAGCCATGACCAACGCTGCTGCTGCCCTGCGGCATCAGCATCCCCGGACCAGTTGCTCCCAAAAGGCAACACAGAAGACTGAGGAGGAACAGGAGGACAATGACCAGGAGCCAGATGAGACCCTGTCGTCGAGGGACTCTGGGGTCTGATGGAGATGTTCCTGGAGAGTCCGGTCCATGGCTGGAGCCACTTTGACCTCTCCTCTTTTGTGGCTCAAAAAATGTACAGGTTTTCCTGGAGAAGTTGCAAATGGAGCAACAGCAGCGGCAGATACTCCTAGGGCCTAACACAGGGTTGACCGTCGGGCGGACTGCCAGGCCTCTCTCTTCACTGTCTGCGAAGatggagagcaggggtcctcaactacggcccgcgggccacatgcggcccgctgaggacatttatcaggcCCGCCGGGTGGTTTtgtcccgttttgttttttacttcaaaataagattatGTCCAGTGTGCTTAGGAATTTGTTcaggtttttttaaactatagtctggccctccaacaggtctgaaggacagtgaactggccccctgtttaaagagtttgaggacccctgatctagagCCTTCACCTGTATTGAGCTTAGTGGGAGAAGTTTGAATTTCAATGGTTAAAACTGCTGATTTGGGGAGTTCTTTGTTGGTTTTTGGTCAAACTTTGGCATACTGGAACCCGGTGGGAGAATCCGTCCGCCCCCAACTCCATCAGGACCGCTCTTCTGTCTGCACACTGACCACAGAGTGCAGCTATGCAgtgacccaccacccacccctcgCCAAATTGCTCCCAAGTTGTCCTGAAGGACTACTCTCTCACTCCTCTGAGACCTTGGGAGGAATGTCCCCGAGGTTTGGTGACTTGGCTGTTTCAGAGTGGAGGTTGGGGAGGGGCACACAATGTGCAACAGGCACAGTGCATTACAGTGGTGTGACACAAACCCCCCACTGTGTGCCCATGTGTTGGGAGGAGCCGGTTCCTCTGCCTTTTGGCCGATAACCCTgtattgtgtgtataaaaaagatgtCAGCACTTTTTTGCatctaaatattaaaaattattccaactgaagaaaaaaaaaagatccttcATTTACAATGGAGGGAATCCATCCGGGCCCAGAGTTCAATCAAGGTCAGCGTACTAGTAGGCTGCTGGGTCACTCGCTAGCCTTTCATCCCAATACTCAAGGCTGCCTCTTACCACAAGCTGGTCCTCCAGGTAAATGAAATGCAGACTCTTTACTATCATCCAATCCCCCAAATATCCTTCATCCAGTCCCTCACCCACAGCTAGCTGCCCTCAGGGGCAAAGGGCACAGGTGAAGGGGCCTTCAAAGTTAATGATTAGCCCTTTGCTTCTCACAGCACCAAGGTCTTCTCCCCACCGGGAGGGGCATGGACTGGCCAGGGAGGGGCTGGTGAGGGGTGGAGGTCCCAGAAGCAGTCATGGGGGGCACACTGCGGCCCCCGGCCCCTCGGTGCCGGCTCTACCAGGCAATTCTTCTGGCTCTCttcatgctgctgctgctctacCTCAGGGCTGGGAGTCTGCGTGAGTGGCCCCTTTCTTTACCGGATCAGAGAGGACCCCTCCCCAGGCCCTCAGGATCCAAGCCCCCTACTCCAGTTCTCACAGTTGCGTCTCGCCTTTCCCCAGGAGCGCTCTCTGGCTGTGACTCAGGGGCACAATCCTGCACCCGCCAGGAGGAACGGGTGCCCCTCCAGGTACACCTGGGGCAGGGCTGGTGCTGGGAGCTCTAGATGAGCCTCTGATCAGAAGTGGAGGCATTGGTCTGGTGAAGAGTGGGTCTTGCCCCTGATTTGCCCCCTCCCAGTAGAAACCAAGGCTACAGGTCGACGGACACCAGCTAGACTTTAGGAACAATTTCTTCACCTCCCAACTTGGCTTCTTGGTTCTGCTCCCATCCCCTTCCCCTCACGTCACGtctcatctcccctcacccatcacCCCCCCCCGCAGGTCCAGCAAGAGTCAGGACCCCAGGAGGGGGAAGAACCTTCGTGCCTCGGTCCCCATGGGATGCTAGGTCGCATGATGAGGCCGTTCCAGGCCAGTCTAAGCCCGGAAGGGGATGTGGAGCTGTCTCTGTACCTGGCTGGATGGAAAGAGCTGATCAAGTAAgtgattccccaccccctcccgcccACTTCAGTTCCTGCTTCCTCGGTTCCCCGACCCTGTCTCACACCATCTCCCCACAATCACACAGGTTCCTAACACCCCTCGGCTCCATCTTTACTTTCGCCACCACTGAGGCCTCCGCcaaggtcacagccctggagacgAGGGTTCGAGGCCCGAATGCCGCGCACTACACGTCGCTGGCGGTCATGACGGCGTGGGAGCGGAGCGCTGGACTGCTGAAGGGGGCGGCCGGCGCCGCGCCCCGGGACTCGGGCTCACGCACGACGCTCTTGCTGCACCGCGCGCTGCGCTGGTCCCAGCTCTGTCTCCACAGGGTGGCCACGGGGACACTCCGCGGCCCAGAGGCCGGCGCGCAGTGCAGCGACGCCTACAGAGCCGTCCTGGCCCCGCACTTCCCCTGGCTCATCCAGCAGGCGGCCCGCCTCGCCTTCCTCGCGTTCCCGGCTCGTGCCCGCTTGCTCCAGTTGGCGTGTCCCGGAGCCCGGGAGTCGCAGGCGCGAGCCGCGCTGGCCCTGGCCGCCGGCACGCTGGAGGACGTC
This window of the Tenrec ecaudatus isolate mTenEca1 chromosome 10, mTenEca1.hap1, whole genome shotgun sequence genome carries:
- the VMO1 gene encoding vitelline membrane outer layer protein 1 homolog, translating into MESRGQTKRLLLLLLLLWATRRGLAGGDGRSSVTNVIEVPNGGPWGDWAWPDMCPDGFFACGFSLKVEPPQGISGDDTAVNGIRLHCARGDAERNKHAVESQSGRWGAWSEPQWCPSGGYLVAFSLRVETPKTPGDNTAVNNVLFRCSEGTELEGPGLTWGEFGDWSDSCVKGVCGLQSKIERPRGLLDDTSLNDVRFFCCRS
- the GLTPD2 gene encoding glycolipid transfer protein domain-containing protein 2, coding for MGGTLRPPAPRCRLYQAILLALFMLLLLYLRAGSLRALSGCDSGAQSCTRQEERVPLQVQQESGPQEGEEPSCLGPHGMLGRMMRPFQASLSPEGDVELSLYLAGWKELIKFLTPLGSIFTFATTEASAKVTALETRVRGPNAAHYTSLAVMTAWERSAGLLKGAAGAAPRDSGSRTTLLLHRALRWSQLCLHRVATGTLRGPEAGAQCSDAYRAVLAPHFPWLIQQAARLAFLAFPARARLLQLACPGARESQARAALALAAGTLEDVYNRTQGLLAERGLLHLA